The stretch of DNA CTCCCTCACCGCCGACGCCAACGGCGAGCCGATCGGCGCGCCGGCAACCCGCGACGAATCCACCCCTGTAACCGACGTCCTGCTCGCGCCGGGCCAGGCCGGCACCGCAACACTGCGCTACACCCAGGCCGGCAACTACAACGACTGCACCCGCACCCAGGCTGCCGGCCTCCGCGTCTACCCGCCCGAGGACACCGCCTCGCTGTTCCTCGCCGAGCCACGGGACGCCTGCAGCAATACAGGCATCGCCCTGCTGACCATCGGGGCCTTCCAGGCCAAGTAGCCGTCAGCGTGGCGGCTTTTGGCTGACGATACCGCCGCCGGAGACTGTCGGTGCCGTAAGGCATGATGGAGGGATGAAGGGGCGCGAGCTCGCCGGCGGCACACTTGCGGCCGGTGCCATGGACCGGTTCAGCCGGCCGACCCGGGACTGGTTCCTGGGTGCTTTTTCCACGCCCACCCCGGCCCAGGACGGTGCCTGGAACGCCATCTCCTCGGGTTCGCATGCCCTCGTCGTGGCCCCCACCGGCTCCGGCAAGACGCTCGCGGCCTTCCTCTGGGCGCTGGACCGGCTGCTGGTCTCCACCGCCGCCGGACCGGAGGAACTGCCCGGCCTGGACGCTGCGGCGTTGAAGGCCGCGCGGCGGAAGGCGCCCAAGCGGAAGACCCGCGTGCTGTACATTTCCCCGCTCAAGGCGCTCGGTGTCGACGTCGAACGCAACCTCCGCGCCCCGCTGATCGGCATCACCCAGACCGCCAAACGCCTCGGGCTGCCCGCGCCGCTGATCACCGTCGGGGTCCGGTCCGGGGACACGCCGGCGTCGGAGCGCCGCACGCTGCTCAGCCACCCGCCGGACATCCTTATCACCACCCCGGAATCGCTGTTCCTGATGCTGACGTCCAAGGCGCGGGAGACCCTCAGCGAGGTGGACACCATCATCGTCGACGAGGTCCACGCCGTGGCGGGCACCAAGCGTGGGGCACATCTGGCGGTATCGCTGGAACGCCTCGACGCCCTGCTGCCCAAGCCGGCGCAGCGGATCGGCCTCTCGGCCACCGTGGAGCCCAGGGAGCTCGTGGCGCAGTTCCTCGCCGGCCCGGCACCGGTGGAAATCGTGGCCCCGCCGTCGCGGAAGAACTGGGACCTGACCGTCTCCGTCCCGGTGGAGGACATGTCCGATCTGCAGGGAGCCGCCGGGGCCTTCGACTCCGGCCCGGCATCCGGGCTGCAGCCGCAGGCGTCCATCTGGCCGCATGTGGAGGAGAAGATCGTCGATCTGGTGCTGGCCAACCAGTCCACCATCGTGTTCGCGAATTCCCGCCGGCTGGCCGAACGGCTGACGGCACGGCTCAACGAGATCTACGCCGAGCGCCGGCTGATGGCGGCGGCCGGCGGCCGGGACGGGTTTGGTGCCGGGGCGCCGGACTTCGAAACCACACCGGCTCCGGTGCCGTCCGGCGGTGCTGCGTCGCTGCCCGCCTCCACCTCCACCTCCACCGCCACGCCGGCGCACATGATGGCCCAGGCCGGCAGTACGGCCGGCGCCGATCCGGTCCTGGCCCGGGCCCACCACGGCTCCGTGTCCAAGGACCAGCGCGCCCTGATCGAGGACGATTTGAAGTCCGGGCGGCTGCGCTGTGTGGTGGCCACCTCCTCCCTGGAACTCGGTATCGACATGGGCGCCGTGGACCTCGTCGTGCAGGTGGAATCCCCGCCCTCGGTGGCCAGCGGCCTGCAGCGGGTGGGCCGTGCCGGCCACCAGGTCGGCGAGATCTCCCAGGGCGTCCTGTTCCCTAAGCACCGGGCGGACCTCGTGCACACCGCCATCACGGTGGAACGGATGCTGGGCGGCAAGATCGAGCGGCTCAGCGTTCCGGCCAACCCGCTGGATATCCTGGCCCAGCAGACCGTCGCCGCCACTGCCCTGGGTGCCATTGACGTGGAGGAATGGTTCGCCACGGTCCGGCGGTCCGCACCCTTCGCCTCGCTCCCCCGCTCCGCCTTCGAAGCGACCCTGGACCTGCTGGCGGGCCGCTACCCCTCGGATGAATTCGCGGAACTGCGGCCGCGGATCATCTGGGACCGCAACGCCGGCACCATCGAGGGGCGCCCGGGGGCGCAGCGGCTCGCCGTCACCTCCGGCGGCACCATCCCGGACCGCGGGCTGTTCGGCGTCTACATCATCGGCACCGAGGCGGAGGGCTCCGGGGCTGCCAGCGCGGACGGGCGGGCCGCGAGCCCGGCCGCGGCGGCGGCCAAGGGCGGGCGCCGGGTGGGCGAACTCGACGAGGAAATGGTCTACGAGTCCCGGGTCGGCGACATCTTCGCCCTCGGCGCGACCAGCTGGAAGATCGAGGACATCACCCACGACCGCGTCCTGGTCTCCCCGGCCTTCGGCCAGCCCGGCAAGCTTCCCTTCTGGAAGGGCGATTCCCTCGGCCGGCCGGTTGACCTCGGCCGTGCCCTCGGCGCGTTCATGCGCGAACTTTCCGCGTCCGACGTCGGGCCCGCCACCGCACGCTGCAAGGCGAGCGGCCTGGACGACTTCGCGGCGAACAACCTGATCCAGTACCTGGCCGAACAAAAGCTGGCCACCGAGGTGGTCCCCTGCGACACGACCCTCGTGGTGGAGCGCTTCCATGACGAACTCGGTGACTGGCGGGTGGTGCTGCACAGCCCCTTCGGCATGCCGGTCCATGCACCCTGGGCCCTGGCCGTCGGGCAGCGGTTGCACCAGCGGTACGGGATGGACGGCTCCGCCATGGCCGCCGACGACGGCATCGTGCTGCGCGTGCCAATGATGGAGGACGAGCCGCCCGGCGCCGAGCTGTTCCTCTTTGATCCCGAGGAGCTGGAACAGATCGTGACGGCGGAGGTCGGCGGCAGCGCCCTGTTCGCCTCCCGTTTCCGCGAGTGCGCTGCCCGCGCCCTGCTGCTGCCCCGGCAGAATCCCGGGAAACGGCAGCCCCTGTGGCAGCAAAGGCAGCGGTCCGCCCAGCTGCTGGATGTCGCCCGGAAATACCCCACCTTCCCGATCGTGCTGGAAACGGTGCGCGAATGCCTGCAGGATGTCTACGACCTTCCGGCCCTGAAGGGCATCGCCGCCTCCATTGAGCGCCGCGAGCTGCGGATCGTGCAGACCACCACCCAGCAGCCCTCGCCTTTCGCCAAGTCCCTGCTGTTCGGCTACGTCGCGCAGTTCCTCTATGAGGGCGACTCCCCGCTCGCCGAACGCCGGGCCGCGGCCCTGGCACTGGATTCCACCCTGCTCAACGAGCTCCTGGGCCGGGTGGAACTGCGCGAACTGCTCGACGCCAAGGTCATCGACGCCACCGAACGTGAGCTGCAGCGCCTGGCTCCGGACCGGCGGGCGCGCGGGCTTGAGGGCGTCGCGGACCTCCTGCGCCTGCTCGGCCCGCTCACGCCGGACGAGGTCGCCGCCCGGCTGGAGGCGGCTTCGATGCCCGGGCCCGGTCCGGTGGACGGGCCCGTCAAGGCGGCGGCCT from Arthrobacter sp. PAMC25564 encodes:
- a CDS encoding ATP-dependent helicase, coding for MKGRELAGGTLAAGAMDRFSRPTRDWFLGAFSTPTPAQDGAWNAISSGSHALVVAPTGSGKTLAAFLWALDRLLVSTAAGPEELPGLDAAALKAARRKAPKRKTRVLYISPLKALGVDVERNLRAPLIGITQTAKRLGLPAPLITVGVRSGDTPASERRTLLSHPPDILITTPESLFLMLTSKARETLSEVDTIIVDEVHAVAGTKRGAHLAVSLERLDALLPKPAQRIGLSATVEPRELVAQFLAGPAPVEIVAPPSRKNWDLTVSVPVEDMSDLQGAAGAFDSGPASGLQPQASIWPHVEEKIVDLVLANQSTIVFANSRRLAERLTARLNEIYAERRLMAAAGGRDGFGAGAPDFETTPAPVPSGGAASLPASTSTSTATPAHMMAQAGSTAGADPVLARAHHGSVSKDQRALIEDDLKSGRLRCVVATSSLELGIDMGAVDLVVQVESPPSVASGLQRVGRAGHQVGEISQGVLFPKHRADLVHTAITVERMLGGKIERLSVPANPLDILAQQTVAATALGAIDVEEWFATVRRSAPFASLPRSAFEATLDLLAGRYPSDEFAELRPRIIWDRNAGTIEGRPGAQRLAVTSGGTIPDRGLFGVYIIGTEAEGSGAASADGRAASPAAAAAKGGRRVGELDEEMVYESRVGDIFALGATSWKIEDITHDRVLVSPAFGQPGKLPFWKGDSLGRPVDLGRALGAFMRELSASDVGPATARCKASGLDDFAANNLIQYLAEQKLATEVVPCDTTLVVERFHDELGDWRVVLHSPFGMPVHAPWALAVGQRLHQRYGMDGSAMAADDGIVLRVPMMEDEPPGAELFLFDPEELEQIVTAEVGGSALFASRFRECAARALLLPRQNPGKRQPLWQQRQRSAQLLDVARKYPTFPIVLETVRECLQDVYDLPALKGIAASIERRELRIVQTTTQQPSPFAKSLLFGYVAQFLYEGDSPLAERRAAALALDSTLLNELLGRVELRELLDAKVIDATERELQRLAPDRRARGLEGVADLLRLLGPLTPDEVAARLEAASMPGPGPVDGPVKAAASPADATAHLAALQRANRAIKVNVGGVERYAAVEDSARLRDALGVPLPMGVPLAFIEPVADPLGDLVSRYSRTHGPFTSAEAAARLGLGVAVVGTALKRLAADGRVVEGEFRPHAPPPEGTAPDADAGVAAPTAPSVVLPVVLPPASVSEWCDAEVLRKLRRRSLAALRAEVEPVDSAAYGRFLPAWQNVRAPGSRRGQPALRGLDGIITAVDQLSGVPIPASAWEPLVLAGRVSDYQPAMLDELMAAGEVLWSGAGSLPGNDGWVSLHLADSAELTLNPAIDFVPGDAQLRLLEHLRNNGGGYFFRQLTGIAGGMDTVLSDQDVVSALWDLAWAGRLTGDTFAPVRALIAGGHTAHRQVARAPRARAPRLSRLGRAHGTGLLGSPGLTGGRYGSATGAAPTPPLAAGRWSALPAPELDPTIHARATAELLLDRYGVVTRGSVMAENILGGFGLMYKVLARLEEAGRCRRGYFIEHLGAAQFAVPATVDRLRSFAEDTQLSKPEPVALALAATDPANAYGAALPWPALNVEAGTGHRPGRKAGALVVLVDGALVLYVERGGKTLLAFSDDAGILAAAGAALVGVVKRGAVDKLIMEKVNGHGILDTPVAAALAQAGAYSTPKGLRIRA